Part of the Nicotiana sylvestris chromosome 5, ASM39365v2, whole genome shotgun sequence genome is shown below.
GTTTTTTATAAGAAATTGATTTACATTCAAAAAAAGGAAAGGATATTAAATATGATACGGCCGTTTTTACTGTTGTAGCTTGATTTTGGTAAGACATTACCATATTTGAATCGAAAAGAATCTGCTATATGTATAAATATCTTACTGCCTTACTTGTTAATCATTATCTGATGCCAATCTTCCGTGATATCTCTTTAAAAGTGTGCTAGTAATGAAAATCTCTCTTTCTTATTCAACCAAGTGCATCATTCGGCTTTATTAGAGCATGTGTACCAACAGATAAATACATACATAAAATACCTAATTTGGTGGAGAGACTATGGATTCACATATCCATAAATTACCCTATAAATACGCCCAAGTTTAAAGGAACGAGACCAGAAGTTGTGATAAAATAGCAcagccaaataaaaaaaatacagagTAGTTATTCTCTACTAAGACAAACCAGAAAGTCTCGAGCCTTTTTAAAAGATTGGACAACTATAGAGCTAAGCAAAGACAATGCTATTATTAAGACTTGTTTAACACACGAGCTGAGAAAATCAACAGTGATTTTCAAGAACCAAAAAATGATTTAAGCTTAAGTAGAGTTTGACTGGTTGCCAATATCGAGCACGAATCGATACTTCACATCAGACTTCAGTAGGCGATCGACAGCAGTGTTCACATAGTCCATTGGCACGACTTCAACATCTGGTGTTATATTATGCTTTGACGCAAAATCTAACATTTCCTGAGTTTCTTTTATTCCTCCTATAGCACTCCCAGCCACTAGCTTCCTTCCTGTTTTCCACGTTATGTACATCAGTATGAAGTTTAATAGTAGTTTAAATTATATACACCGTTATTgtaagaaaggaaaaaaaggaaaagaaaaagcgATGTGCTTACCCAAAAGCAAGGGAAAAACTGGCAGTTGAAGTGGTTTTGCATATGCACCAACCATAACAAGCTTCCCATTAGGCTTTAACATACCAAGCAATGGCAAAAGTGGATGATCTGCTGAAACTGTATCGATAATGCCATCCATTGTGTTCAATGCACCCTGTTATAATAGCCAACATAAAACAAAGATTTAAATTACATGTggtaaaatcaacccattttttAGTAATCCGCCCAATTTTAAACCGTTTAGGTCATGACCTATTTGTTGACTTGACCTAACAGGTTAAATTTGAAATGATCCATCAAACTATTAGGTCAAAATGTAACCCGAACCTAAACAAACAAATTTGGAAGAATTTAAGCAAATGatttgtaaaaaaaatatattcgcTTTTACAACTTCTTTCAATAAGGAGGTAAGATTGTCTCGTGTTGGACGGATTGAGTATGACAATGACCCGTTATTCACCCATCTTAAGAAAAAGGGTAGCCTGAttcactaagctcccgctatgcgtggGGTCCGAGAAAGAGCGGTACCCAAGAGTTTATTGTATGCAACTAGGGCTGTCAAATTTGGCCCAAGCCCAAATGACCCGCCGAACCCGCCCAAGGTTGGGTTGGTTATTGACCCGCCCATTTATTGAACTTAGCTCATCTTTACCCAACTCATCTCAACCCAATTAAAGTTGGgctaaattttagcccaaattgatccatGAACAAGTTTGTCAAAATATCTTaagaataattttattttttgtttaatattttaaatatgaccataacaaaagcaaaaaagccttatttagtaattatacaatttataagaaaataacacatattaattaaagtTTAATAAGAGTTGGGCGGGTTGGGTTATAACccgaattttaacccattttgaccCAACCCATCTTAGCCCAAGTAACTTTGACCCGCCCAATTATTGACAACCCATTTTAACCcgcccaaaattgacccaacccgcccatttgacacccctatatgcaaccttaccctgcatttctgcaagaggctgtttccacgggtTGAACCCGTGATCTCTTGGTTGGGTCATTACACAATGTACTAATTAACCAGTTTAGACCTGCCCAAGTTTGACTCGTCCATTTGCCATCTCCAATTTAAAGCAACATACCATATACAATCTCCATTCAACAAATAAAAAACCACTGAATTATACACACCTGAATCTCCTTAGGCTGgctgctaagtacaaacaaatcAGCACCAAGATGTTGAAGAGCTTCATCTTTTTTACCAATAGAGGTACTAATAACTGTGACTTTAGCTCCAAAAGCCTTAGCAAATTTCACAGCCATATGACCAAGACCACCAAGACCAACAACACCAATATGCATTCCAGGCTTATCTAGTCCAAAATATTTCATTGGACTATAAGTTGTGATCCCAGCACACAGTAAAGGAGCTGCTTCCATTGGCAAATTCTCAGGCCAATGAACTACAAAATGTTCATCAGAAACCATGATATCGGAGTAACCTCCATACGTTACTGTTCCATCGGAGTTAGTACCATTAGCAGTCGGTATCTGACCAGGACAGTAATTCTCCATATCATTGTCACAGCTTGCACATTTACGACATGATCCTACCATGTATCCAACTCCTACTTTGTCTCCAACTTTAAAATTCTCAACTTTTGTACCGACTTCAGTCACCACACCCACAATCTCATGCCTATTTCAAATAATTCAAGTAAAGACTTTAGTTCTATACACGGAAAGTATAAAAAAGTATTTTATACAATCAGATTATCTTGGTACATATGAATTGATTAGCGGATAAACATGTAACTAGCTTTAGTATCACAATTACTACATAGTGAAAAAATATTATGTGCATATAAGTTAAATCCTTTACGGAAATAAACAAACGTCAAATATGTTAATGTTTTGTAGTTTCGAACTACTCCCTCTGttttcaatttagatgacataTTGACAACAGCTTGGCCTCGTTATTGCTCATGA
Proteins encoded:
- the LOC104216598 gene encoding 8-hydroxygeraniol dehydrogenase-like; its protein translation is MAKNPEEEHSVKAFGFAARDTSGVLSPFNFSRRATGEKDVQFKVLYCGICHTDLHFIKNEWGVTRYPVVPGHEIVGVVTEVGTKVENFKVGDKVGVGYMVGSCRKCASCDNDMENYCPGQIPTANGTNSDGTVTYGGYSDIMVSDEHFVVHWPENLPMEAAPLLCAGITTYSPMKYFGLDKPGMHIGVVGLGGLGHMAVKFAKAFGAKVTVISTSIGKKDEALQHLGADLFVLSSQPKEIQGALNTMDGIIDTVSADHPLLPLLGMLKPNGKLVMVGAYAKPLQLPVFPLLLGRKLVAGSAIGGIKETQEMLDFASKHNITPDVEVVPMDYVNTAVDRLLKSDVKYRFVLDIGNQSNST